A genomic segment from Mycobacteriales bacterium encodes:
- a CDS encoding class F sortase, with product MRVRGLVPAAAAVTLAVALTGCGSPATATTAAKAAPNAPATHVKNPAADQFKSVRTYATVALPSRLRIPAIDLVTPALQELGRASDKSIALPTRPELAGWFKGGPRPGQPGPAVIIGHVDWDHSGAVFFRLREMKPGESVFVDRADGSTAEFTVTQVRQVSKSDFPTADVYAPDLDSSLRLITCGGQFDYSTHNYLDNVIVFASPV from the coding sequence ATGCGGGTGCGGGGCCTGGTCCCGGCCGCCGCGGCGGTGACGCTGGCGGTCGCACTGACCGGCTGCGGCAGCCCGGCGACGGCCACCACCGCGGCGAAGGCGGCCCCGAACGCCCCCGCGACGCACGTGAAGAACCCTGCGGCCGACCAGTTCAAGTCCGTCCGGACCTACGCGACGGTGGCGCTGCCGAGCCGGCTGCGGATCCCCGCGATCGACCTGGTCACCCCGGCCCTGCAGGAGCTCGGCCGGGCCTCGGACAAGAGCATCGCGCTGCCGACCCGGCCCGAGCTGGCCGGCTGGTTCAAGGGCGGCCCGCGGCCCGGGCAGCCCGGACCGGCGGTGATCATCGGGCACGTCGACTGGGACCACAGCGGCGCGGTCTTCTTCCGGCTGCGGGAGATGAAGCCGGGCGAGAGCGTGTTCGTGGACCGCGCCGACGGCAGCACGGCCGAGTTCACCGTCACCCAGGTCCGGCAGGTCTCCAAGTCCGACTTCCCGACCGCCGACGTGTACGCGCCCGACCTGGACTCGTCGCTGCGGCTGATCACCTGCGGCGGCCAGTTCGACTACAGCACCCACAACTACCTCGACAATGTCATCGTCTTCGCGTCCCCGGTCTAG